A single region of the Streptomyces sp. ITFR-16 genome encodes:
- a CDS encoding iron-containing alcohol dehydrogenase family protein yields the protein MPVLTRLIPSPVFVDISRGAMDDLAGLLADQRISASGKLAVAISGGSGQALREKLAPALPGADWYCVGGGNIDAAVKLADDIKGKRYDAVVGLGGGKIIDVAKYAAARVGLPLVSVATNLAHDGLCSPVATLDNDNGRGSYGVPMPIAMVIDLSVIREAPDRFVRSGIGDAISNISAIADWELSHEVNHEQIDGLAAAMARTAGEAVLRHPGTVADDEFLTVLAESLVLSGIAISISGDTRPSSGACHEISHAFDLLFPKRAASHGEQVGLGAAFAMHLRGAHEESGLFAEVLRRHGLPVLPEEIGFSPDEFVQAVDYAPQTRPGRFTVLEHLNLSTDQIRDAYADYAKTISS from the coding sequence GTGCCGGTACTGACCCGTCTCATCCCCTCCCCGGTCTTCGTCGACATCAGCCGGGGCGCCATGGACGACCTGGCCGGGCTCCTCGCCGACCAGCGGATCTCCGCCTCCGGCAAGCTCGCCGTCGCGATCAGCGGCGGCTCCGGACAGGCCCTGCGCGAGAAGCTCGCACCGGCCCTGCCGGGCGCCGACTGGTACTGCGTGGGCGGCGGCAACATCGACGCCGCGGTCAAGCTGGCCGACGACATCAAGGGCAAGCGCTACGACGCCGTGGTCGGCCTCGGCGGCGGCAAGATCATCGACGTGGCGAAGTACGCCGCGGCCCGGGTCGGCCTGCCGCTGGTCTCGGTCGCCACCAACCTCGCCCACGACGGCCTCTGCTCGCCCGTCGCGACCCTGGACAACGACAACGGCCGGGGCTCCTACGGTGTCCCGATGCCGATCGCCATGGTCATCGACCTCTCGGTGATCCGCGAGGCCCCGGACCGCTTCGTGCGCTCCGGCATCGGTGACGCGATCTCCAACATCTCCGCGATCGCGGACTGGGAGCTCTCGCACGAGGTCAACCACGAGCAGATCGACGGACTGGCCGCCGCCATGGCCCGTACCGCGGGCGAGGCCGTCCTGCGCCACCCCGGCACCGTCGCGGACGACGAGTTCCTCACCGTCCTCGCCGAGTCGCTGGTGCTCTCCGGCATCGCCATCTCGATCAGCGGCGACACCCGGCCCTCCTCCGGCGCCTGCCACGAGATCAGCCACGCCTTCGACCTGCTCTTCCCCAAGCGGGCCGCCAGCCACGGCGAGCAGGTCGGCCTCGGCGCCGCCTTCGCCATGCACCTGCGCGGCGCCCACGAGGAGTCGGGCCTCTTCGCCGAGGTGCTGCGCCGGCACGGACTGCCGGTCCTGCCCGAGGAGATCGGCTTCAGCCCCGACGAATTCGTCCAGGCCGTCGACTACGCGCCGCAGACCCGTCCGGGGCGCTTCACGGTCCTGGAACACCTCAACCTGTCCACCGACCAGATCAGGGACGCGTACGCCGACTATGCCAAGACCATCAGTAGCTGA
- a CDS encoding phosphocholine cytidylyltransferase family protein, producing MIGLVLAAGAGRRLRPYTDTLPKALVPVDGEKTVLDLTLANFAEIGLTEVAIVVGYRKEAVYARKEELEATYGIELTLVDNDKAEEWNNAYSLWCAREVLKRGVILANGDTVHPVSVEKTLLAARGKGQKIILALDTVKNLADEEMKVVAEDGKGVRRITKLMDPAEATGEYIGVTLIEAEAAEELADALKTTFERDPDLYYEDGYQELVNRGFTVDVAPIGEVTWVEIDNHDDLAKGREIACRY from the coding sequence ATGATCGGCCTCGTACTGGCAGCCGGCGCCGGCCGGCGTCTGCGCCCCTACACCGACACGCTCCCCAAGGCACTCGTGCCGGTGGACGGCGAGAAGACCGTGCTCGACCTCACTCTCGCCAACTTCGCCGAGATCGGGCTCACCGAGGTCGCGATCGTCGTCGGCTACCGCAAGGAGGCCGTCTACGCCCGCAAGGAGGAGCTGGAGGCGACGTACGGCATCGAGCTCACCCTCGTCGACAACGACAAGGCCGAGGAGTGGAACAACGCCTACTCCCTGTGGTGCGCCCGTGAGGTGCTCAAGCGCGGCGTGATCCTCGCCAACGGCGACACCGTGCACCCCGTCTCCGTCGAGAAGACGCTGCTGGCCGCGCGCGGCAAGGGCCAGAAGATCATCCTCGCCCTCGACACGGTCAAGAACCTCGCCGACGAGGAGATGAAGGTCGTCGCCGAGGACGGCAAGGGCGTCCGGCGGATCACCAAGCTGATGGACCCGGCCGAGGCCACCGGTGAGTACATCGGCGTCACCCTCATCGAGGCCGAGGCCGCCGAGGAGCTGGCCGACGCGCTGAAGACCACGTTCGAGCGCGACCCCGACCTGTACTACGAGGACGGCTACCAGGAGCTCGTCAACCGCGGCTTCACCGTCGACGTGGCCCCCATCGGCGAGGTCACCTGGGTCGAGATCGACAACCACGACGACCTCGCGAAGGGCAGGGAGATCGCGTGCCGGTACTGA
- a CDS encoding DUF5941 domain-containing protein translates to MPGSSLEGDLRSLGFDVRAAADVTEAARLLSAVPADDRVALVDPRFVGHVHALRLALTDPRFPAAAVPGALTAQPGARPALVRALRTTTEAVGAGVPAGSTAVVTDRTVPGRLAAAMDAEGAEVQRPELGSLVAAVPTDEAARAAARSAVDAVDDEAVRLRSAVKARDGFFTTYCISPYSRYLARWCARRGLTPNQVTTASLLTALVAAGCAATGTRGGYVAAGLLLLFSFVLDCTDGQLARYSLQYSTMGAWLDATFDRAKEYAYYAGLALGAARGGDDVWALALGAMVLQSCRHVIDFSFNEANHDAVANSSPTAALSDKLDSVGWTVWLRRMIVLPIGERWAMIAVLTAVTTPRIVFYALLVGCSFAACYTTAGRLLRSLTRRASRTDRAAQALADLADSGPIARLVAARGPRIPGAWTAPAVALVGAGALIAAALQQPFGSRQTIIAAVFYAVCSGIAVARPLKGALDWLVPPVFRAAEYCTILALAARSDIDGALPAAFGLVSAVAYHHYDTVYRIRGGTGAPPQWLVRTIGGHEGRTLVVAVLAAVLTGTSGFTLALTALAVAVALIVLVESVRFWVSSGAPAVHDEGEPA, encoded by the coding sequence GTGCCCGGATCGTCGCTCGAAGGCGATCTGAGGTCACTGGGCTTCGACGTACGGGCAGCCGCCGACGTCACCGAAGCGGCGCGGCTGCTGTCCGCCGTCCCGGCCGATGACCGGGTCGCGCTCGTCGACCCCCGCTTCGTCGGCCACGTCCACGCCCTGCGGCTCGCACTGACCGACCCCCGGTTCCCCGCGGCCGCCGTGCCGGGCGCGCTCACCGCGCAGCCCGGGGCGCGCCCCGCCCTGGTCCGCGCCCTGCGCACGACCACCGAGGCCGTCGGCGCGGGCGTCCCCGCCGGCAGCACCGCCGTGGTCACCGACCGCACCGTGCCGGGCCGGCTGGCCGCCGCCATGGACGCCGAGGGCGCCGAGGTCCAGCGCCCCGAGCTCGGCTCGCTCGTCGCCGCCGTGCCGACGGACGAGGCGGCCCGCGCCGCCGCCCGCTCCGCCGTGGACGCCGTGGACGACGAGGCGGTCCGGCTGCGCAGCGCCGTGAAGGCCCGCGACGGCTTCTTCACCACGTACTGCATCAGCCCCTACTCGCGCTACCTCGCCCGCTGGTGCGCGCGCCGGGGCCTCACGCCGAACCAGGTCACCACCGCGTCCCTGCTCACCGCCCTGGTCGCGGCGGGCTGCGCGGCCACCGGCACCCGCGGCGGGTACGTCGCCGCCGGACTGCTGCTGCTCTTCTCCTTCGTCCTGGACTGCACCGACGGGCAGCTCGCCCGCTACTCGCTGCAGTACTCCACGATGGGCGCCTGGCTGGACGCCACCTTCGACCGCGCCAAGGAGTACGCGTACTACGCGGGACTCGCCCTCGGCGCCGCACGGGGCGGCGACGACGTCTGGGCCCTGGCGCTCGGCGCGATGGTGCTCCAGTCCTGCCGCCACGTCATCGACTTCTCGTTCAACGAGGCGAACCACGACGCGGTGGCGAACTCCAGTCCGACCGCCGCCCTCTCCGACAAGCTCGACAGCGTCGGCTGGACGGTCTGGCTGCGCCGGATGATCGTCCTCCCGATCGGCGAGCGCTGGGCGATGATCGCCGTGCTCACCGCGGTGACCACCCCGCGGATCGTCTTCTACGCGCTGCTGGTCGGCTGCTCCTTCGCCGCCTGCTACACCACCGCGGGCCGGCTCCTGCGCTCCCTGACCCGCAGGGCCAGCCGCACCGACCGCGCCGCCCAGGCTCTCGCGGACCTCGCGGACTCCGGCCCGATCGCCCGGCTCGTCGCGGCGCGCGGCCCCCGGATCCCCGGCGCCTGGACCGCCCCCGCGGTGGCCCTCGTCGGCGCCGGCGCCCTGATCGCCGCCGCGCTCCAGCAGCCGTTCGGCAGCCGGCAGACAATCATCGCCGCCGTTTTCTACGCCGTCTGCTCCGGCATAGCCGTGGCCCGGCCGCTCAAGGGCGCACTCGACTGGCTGGTGCCCCCGGTCTTCCGGGCCGCCGAATACTGCACGATCCTCGCCCTGGCCGCCCGCAGCGACATCGACGGGGCCCTCCCCGCGGCCTTCGGGCTCGTCTCGGCGGTCGCCTACCATCACTACGACACGGTGTACCGCATCCGAGGCGGCACCGGCGCCCCGCCCCAGTGGCTGGTGCGCACGATCGGCGGACACGAGGGCCGGACCCTGGTGGTGGCCGTCCTCGCCGCCGTACTCACCGGCACCTCCGGCTTCACCCTGGCACTCACCGCCCTCGCCGTCGCCGTGGCCCTGATCGTGCTGGTGGAGTCCGTCCGCTTCTGGGTGTCCTCCGGGGCGCCCGCCGTTCACGACGAAGGAGAACCCGCATGA
- a CDS encoding cation diffusion facilitator family transporter: MGAGHDHGHTHGGPAPTGTAAAAYKGRLRIALAITLSVTVMEVVGGLLSGSLALIADAAHMATDALGLGMALLAIHFANRPAGPNRTFGYARAEILAALANCVLLLGVGGYLLFEAVERFISPTETRGGLTIAFALVGLVANMVSLSLLMRGQKDSLNVRGAYLEVLADTLGSVTVLVSAGIVLATGWQAADPVASLAIGLMIVPRTVKLLRETLNVLLESAPQGVDMGEVRDHITALPGVLDVHDLHAWTITSGMPVLSAHVVVHQELLDSIGHEKLLHELQGCLGDHFDVEHCTFQLEPSGHAEHEAKLCH; encoded by the coding sequence ATGGGGGCTGGGCACGATCACGGACATACGCACGGGGGGCCCGCGCCCACCGGCACGGCCGCCGCCGCGTACAAGGGACGGCTGCGCATCGCGCTGGCCATCACACTCAGCGTGACGGTGATGGAGGTCGTCGGGGGTCTGCTGTCCGGATCGCTGGCGCTGATCGCCGACGCGGCCCACATGGCGACCGACGCCCTGGGCCTCGGCATGGCGCTGCTGGCGATCCATTTCGCCAACCGGCCGGCCGGCCCGAACCGCACCTTCGGCTACGCCCGCGCCGAGATCCTCGCCGCGCTGGCCAACTGTGTGCTGCTGCTCGGGGTGGGCGGCTATCTGCTCTTCGAGGCGGTGGAGCGCTTCATCAGCCCCACCGAGACCCGGGGCGGGCTGACCATCGCCTTCGCCCTGGTCGGCCTGGTCGCGAACATGGTGTCGCTGTCGCTGCTGATGCGCGGCCAGAAGGACAGTCTCAATGTGCGCGGCGCCTATCTGGAGGTGCTCGCCGACACGCTCGGCTCGGTCACGGTGCTGGTCTCGGCGGGCATCGTCCTGGCGACCGGCTGGCAGGCGGCGGACCCGGTCGCCTCACTGGCCATCGGCCTGATGATCGTCCCGCGTACGGTGAAGCTGCTCCGGGAGACGCTGAACGTGCTGCTGGAGTCGGCACCCCAGGGCGTCGACATGGGAGAGGTACGCGACCACATCACGGCCCTGCCCGGGGTGCTGGACGTGCACGACCTGCACGCCTGGACGATCACCTCCGGCATGCCGGTGCTCTCCGCCCATGTGGTGGTGCACCAGGAGCTGCTGGACTCGATCGGGCACGAGAAGCTGCTGCACGAGCTGCAGGGCTGCCTCGGCGACCACTTCGACGTCGAGCACTGCACCTTCCAGCTGGAGCCGAGCGGCCACGCGGAGCACGAGGCGAAGCTCTGCCACTGA
- the idi gene encoding isopentenyl-diphosphate Delta-isomerase, which produces MPTTPATAANTSSNGTAEAIMLELVDENGTTIGTAEKLAAHQAPGQLHRAFSVFLFDEQGRLLLQRRALGKYHSPGVWSNTCCGHPYPGEAPFAAAARRTYEELGISPSLLAEAGTVRYNHPDPASGLVEQEFNHLFVGMAQERLAPDPEEVGETDFVTSAELAERHARAPFSAWFMTVLDAARPAIRELTGPAAGW; this is translated from the coding sequence ATGCCGACCACACCAGCCACCGCGGCGAACACCTCGTCGAACGGCACAGCAGAAGCGATCATGCTCGAACTGGTCGACGAGAACGGCACCACCATCGGCACGGCGGAGAAGCTCGCCGCCCACCAGGCCCCCGGGCAGCTGCACCGGGCGTTCTCCGTGTTCCTCTTCGACGAGCAGGGCCGGCTGCTGCTCCAGCGTCGTGCGCTCGGCAAGTACCACTCCCCCGGTGTCTGGTCCAACACCTGTTGCGGCCACCCGTACCCGGGCGAGGCGCCCTTCGCCGCCGCCGCCCGGCGTACGTACGAGGAGCTGGGCATCTCGCCCTCGCTGCTGGCCGAGGCCGGCACCGTCCGCTACAACCACCCGGACCCGGCCTCGGGCCTGGTGGAGCAGGAGTTCAACCACCTCTTCGTCGGCATGGCCCAGGAGCGGCTCGCCCCGGACCCGGAGGAGGTCGGCGAGACGGACTTCGTGACCTCGGCGGAGCTGGCCGAGCGGCACGCCCGGGCGCCGTTCTCCGCGTGGTTCATGACCGTGCTCGACGCGGCCCGGCCCGCGATCCGCGAGCTGACCGGACCGGCCGCCGGCTGGTAG
- a CDS encoding ATP-binding protein, with amino-acid sequence MESRGSVPARPVSYEGVWRFTAPATDVSVPQARHAVRDLLERQGVPLDEDIAQGLLLIVSELVTNAVKHAALLSPELAVEVAVEADWIRVSVEDNHPYRPTALETDYAQTGGRGLLLVREITREAGGTCDVEHTAGGGKVIWAALPLSPGL; translated from the coding sequence ATGGAGAGCCGCGGGAGTGTCCCCGCCCGGCCCGTGTCGTACGAGGGAGTCTGGCGGTTCACCGCCCCGGCGACGGACGTCTCCGTACCCCAGGCCCGGCACGCCGTACGCGACCTGCTGGAGCGCCAAGGCGTGCCGCTCGACGAGGACATCGCCCAGGGCCTGCTGCTCATCGTGTCCGAGCTGGTCACCAACGCCGTGAAGCACGCCGCGCTGCTCTCGCCGGAGCTGGCGGTGGAGGTGGCGGTGGAGGCCGACTGGATCCGGGTGTCCGTCGAGGACAACCACCCGTACCGCCCGACGGCGCTGGAGACGGACTACGCGCAGACCGGCGGGCGCGGTCTGCTGCTGGTCCGCGAGATCACCCGGGAGGCGGGCGGCACCTGCGACGTCGAGCACACCGCGGGCGGCGGAAAGGTCATCTGGGCGGCCCTGCCGCTCAGCCCCGGCCTGTGA
- a CDS encoding DUF308 domain-containing protein has protein sequence MADPAKEGRKLNRSFGGLALLGILLVVAGLVGLVYTGVATLTSMLLFGWLLLIGGLVGLLHAIQSRGTNYFWLGVVVAALNIAAGLVVIRHPHGTAEALTMFAALLFLTGGVFRLVGSVVVRGPQFGWTLLQGAFGLLLGLLVLFDWPHSSLYVLGLFFSLALLFDGLGLIAIGIGGRRIVSMVSDQMAPGGETDRLTKDEQKRSEG, from the coding sequence GTGGCCGATCCCGCAAAAGAGGGCAGGAAGCTCAACCGCAGTTTCGGCGGTCTGGCCCTGCTCGGCATCCTGCTCGTCGTCGCCGGCCTGGTCGGCCTCGTCTACACGGGCGTCGCGACGCTCACCTCGATGCTCCTGTTCGGCTGGCTGCTGCTGATCGGCGGCCTGGTCGGGCTGCTGCACGCCATCCAGTCGCGCGGCACCAACTACTTCTGGCTGGGCGTGGTGGTCGCGGCCCTGAACATCGCCGCCGGGCTCGTCGTCATCCGCCACCCGCACGGCACGGCCGAGGCGCTGACCATGTTCGCCGCCCTGCTCTTCCTGACCGGAGGAGTGTTCCGCCTGGTCGGCAGCGTGGTGGTGCGCGGCCCCCAGTTCGGCTGGACGCTGCTCCAGGGCGCCTTCGGCCTGCTGCTGGGGCTGCTGGTCCTCTTCGACTGGCCGCACAGCAGCCTCTACGTGCTCGGCCTGTTCTTCTCGCTGGCGCTGCTCTTCGACGGGCTCGGGCTCATCGCCATCGGCATCGGGGGCCGCCGTATCGTCTCGATGGTCTCGGACCAGATGGCGCCCGGGGGAGAAACGGACCGCCTCACGAAAGACGAGCAGAAGCGGTCCGAAGGCTGA
- a CDS encoding enoyl-CoA hydratase-related protein, translating to MDRTEPRLEHTVTDGVATVVISNPAKRNAMTAAMWQSLPVLLDRLAADPSVRALVLTGAGDTFCAGADISSLRDPSGDPQSLAVAAEEALAAFPLPTLAAVRGYCVGGGSQLAAACDLRFAEEGASFGVTPARLGIVYAASSTRRLVALTGPATAKHLLFSAELIGTERALRTGLVDEVLPAGELDKRVDAYTRTLVSRSRLTQAAAKEFADGRTDRDAHWAREARGSGDTAEGVAAFLERRTPRFTWPAGAAVPGEG from the coding sequence ATGGACCGTACGGAACCGAGGCTGGAGCACACCGTCACGGACGGCGTCGCCACCGTCGTCATCAGCAACCCCGCCAAGCGCAACGCGATGACGGCCGCCATGTGGCAGTCGCTGCCCGTGCTGCTGGACCGGCTGGCCGCCGATCCCTCGGTGCGCGCCCTGGTGCTGACGGGCGCCGGGGACACCTTCTGCGCCGGCGCGGACATCTCCTCGCTGCGCGACCCCTCGGGCGACCCGCAGTCCCTCGCGGTGGCGGCGGAGGAGGCCCTGGCCGCCTTCCCCCTGCCGACGCTCGCGGCGGTGCGCGGCTACTGCGTCGGCGGGGGCAGCCAGCTGGCGGCCGCCTGCGATCTGCGGTTCGCGGAGGAGGGGGCGTCCTTCGGCGTCACACCGGCCCGGCTGGGGATCGTCTACGCCGCCTCCTCCACCCGGCGGCTGGTCGCGCTGACGGGGCCGGCGACGGCCAAGCACCTGCTGTTCTCGGCGGAGCTGATCGGTACGGAGCGGGCGCTGCGCACCGGGCTGGTGGACGAGGTGCTGCCGGCCGGCGAGCTGGACAAGCGGGTCGACGCCTACACGCGGACCCTGGTGTCCCGTTCCCGGCTGACCCAGGCGGCGGCCAAGGAGTTCGCCGACGGCCGGACGGACCGGGACGCGCACTGGGCGCGCGAGGCGCGCGGCAGCGGCGACACCGCGGAGGGGGTCGCCGCCTTCCTGGAGCGCCGGACCCCGCGCTTCACCTGGCCTGCCGGGGCGGCGGTCCCTGGCGAAGGATGA
- a CDS encoding DJ-1/PfpI family protein, translated as MQIALVLFDRFTALDAVGPYEMLSRTPGAETVFVAERAGAVRNDSGSLELVAHRTLDEVPAPDVVIVPGGPGQSAQMDNEKLLGWLRRADAASTWTTSVCTGSLLLAAAGLLTGRRATSHWLALDTLKEYDAEPTGERVVVDGKYVTAAGVSAGIDMGLTLLGRIAGDTTAQAVQLLTEYDPQPPYDAGSPEKAPAALVEEWRAKSRFILRQGPPPRQAR; from the coding sequence ATGCAGATCGCCCTCGTCCTCTTCGACCGCTTCACCGCGTTGGACGCCGTCGGGCCCTACGAGATGCTGTCCCGCACCCCCGGAGCCGAGACCGTGTTCGTCGCCGAGCGCGCCGGTGCGGTGCGCAACGACAGCGGCAGCCTCGAACTGGTCGCCCACCGGACGCTCGACGAGGTCCCCGCCCCCGATGTGGTGATCGTGCCCGGCGGCCCCGGGCAGAGCGCCCAGATGGACAACGAGAAGCTGCTCGGCTGGCTGCGCCGGGCCGACGCGGCCAGCACCTGGACGACCTCCGTCTGCACCGGGTCGCTGCTGCTCGCCGCCGCCGGGCTGCTGACCGGGCGCCGCGCCACCTCGCACTGGCTCGCCCTGGACACCCTCAAGGAGTACGACGCCGAGCCCACCGGTGAGCGCGTGGTCGTCGACGGCAAGTACGTCACCGCCGCCGGCGTCTCGGCCGGCATCGACATGGGTCTCACCCTGCTCGGCCGGATCGCCGGCGACACCACCGCCCAGGCCGTGCAGCTCCTGACCGAGTACGACCCACAGCCCCCGTACGACGCGGGATCGCCCGAGAAGGCCCCGGCCGCGCTGGTCGAGGAGTGGCGCGCCAAGAGCCGCTTCATCCTTCGCCAGGGACCGCCGCCCCGGCAGGCCAGGTGA
- a CDS encoding GlxA family transcriptional regulator, protein MNQRSVLVVLFDDVQSLDVTGPMEVFAGASRFPGITYELRTASLDGAPVRTSCGLTLVPDTSLADAAAPHTLLVPGGQGTRAPDPALVEWLRTHGPRPERLVSVCSGALLLAAAGQLDGHRVTTHWNVCDHLARTYPAVEVDPEPIFVRDGRLATSAGVTAGIDLALALVEEDHGRDVALAIARHLVVFLRRPGNQAQFSAQLTARTAGREPLREVQHWITEHPGEDLSVEALAARARLSPRHFARAFQAETGVTPGRYVDRVRLEQARRLLEDTTDAVARISRDCGYGTPEAMRRAFVRALGTAPAEYRRRFSPRTARTAPTEPAQ, encoded by the coding sequence ATGAACCAGCGATCCGTCCTCGTCGTCCTCTTCGACGACGTCCAGAGCCTCGATGTGACCGGGCCCATGGAGGTCTTCGCCGGCGCCTCCCGCTTCCCCGGCATCACGTACGAGCTGCGCACCGCCTCGCTGGACGGCGCCCCGGTCCGTACGTCCTGCGGGCTCACGCTGGTCCCCGACACGAGCCTGGCCGACGCGGCGGCCCCGCACACCCTGCTGGTCCCCGGCGGCCAGGGCACCCGGGCCCCGGACCCGGCTCTCGTCGAGTGGCTCCGGACGCACGGTCCGCGCCCCGAACGGCTCGTCTCCGTGTGCAGCGGCGCGCTGCTGCTGGCGGCGGCCGGACAGCTGGACGGGCACCGGGTGACGACCCACTGGAACGTCTGCGACCACCTCGCCCGCACCTATCCGGCCGTCGAGGTGGACCCCGAGCCGATCTTCGTGCGCGACGGCCGGCTCGCCACCTCCGCGGGGGTCACCGCCGGCATCGATCTCGCGCTCGCCCTGGTCGAGGAGGACCACGGCCGGGACGTGGCGCTCGCGATCGCCCGGCATCTGGTGGTCTTCCTGCGCAGACCCGGCAACCAGGCGCAGTTCAGCGCCCAGCTCACCGCCCGTACGGCCGGCCGTGAACCACTGCGCGAGGTCCAGCACTGGATCACCGAGCACCCCGGCGAGGACCTCTCCGTCGAGGCGCTCGCCGCCCGCGCCCGGCTCTCGCCGCGCCACTTCGCCCGCGCGTTCCAGGCGGAGACCGGGGTGACGCCCGGCCGGTACGTCGACCGGGTCCGCCTCGAACAGGCCCGACGGCTCCTGGAGGACACCACCGACGCCGTCGCCCGGATCTCCCGGGACTGCGGCTACGGCACCCCCGAGGCGATGCGCCGCGCCTTCGTCAGGGCCCTCGGCACGGCGCCCGCCGAATACCGCCGCCGCTTCAGCCCGCGCACGGCCCGCACCGCCCCCACCGAACCCGCCCAGTGA
- a CDS encoding SCO6745 family protein produces MSTLPPRAGRRCHNALNPVHSTVYFSPDLGKEFAGIGIDDPSAAYFAARAAALGAVGAGTVTAAFYNFNHELVARHVPAVWETASPETALAARLRAADATLRRLLGEEVVGSPEMAEAARLALDATGGCTRHARPLYAAHADLPVPEQPHLAYWHAATLLREHRGDAHLAALLAAGLDPLEALVSHTATGKGMAPRWILATRGWRRTDWEDASARLRERGLLTESGELTQEGTALRAGIEEATDRMDLAPYEHLGGAGVARLTELARGFLGTALAAGAFPASATG; encoded by the coding sequence ATGAGTACTCTCCCGCCCCGCGCCGGACGCCGCTGCCACAACGCCCTCAACCCGGTCCACTCGACCGTCTACTTCTCCCCCGACCTCGGCAAGGAGTTCGCCGGCATCGGGATCGACGACCCCTCCGCCGCGTATTTCGCCGCCCGCGCGGCCGCCCTGGGCGCGGTCGGCGCGGGCACGGTCACCGCCGCCTTCTACAACTTCAACCACGAGCTGGTGGCCCGGCACGTGCCCGCCGTCTGGGAGACCGCGTCCCCGGAGACGGCCCTGGCGGCCCGGCTGCGCGCCGCCGACGCGACGCTGCGCCGGCTGCTCGGCGAGGAGGTCGTCGGCTCCCCCGAGATGGCGGAGGCCGCACGGCTCGCCCTGGACGCGACCGGGGGCTGTACGCGACACGCCCGGCCGCTGTACGCGGCGCACGCCGATCTCCCGGTGCCGGAGCAGCCGCACCTGGCGTACTGGCACGCGGCGACCCTGCTGCGCGAGCACCGGGGCGACGCCCATCTCGCCGCGCTGCTCGCCGCCGGGCTCGACCCGCTGGAGGCCCTGGTCAGCCACACCGCGACCGGCAAGGGCATGGCCCCGCGCTGGATCCTGGCCACCCGGGGCTGGCGCCGCACCGACTGGGAGGACGCGTCGGCGCGGCTGCGGGAGCGCGGACTGCTCACCGAGAGCGGCGAGTTGACGCAGGAGGGCACCGCGCTGCGGGCCGGCATCGAGGAGGCCACGGACCGGATGGACCTCGCCCCGTACGAGCACCTCGGCGGTGCGGGGGTGGCCCGGCTGACCGAACTGGCGCGCGGCTTCCTCGGCACGGCGCTGGCGGCGGGCGCGTTCCCGGCGTCCGCCACCGGCTGA